In Panthera leo isolate Ple1 chromosome E3, P.leo_Ple1_pat1.1, whole genome shotgun sequence, a genomic segment contains:
- the HIRIP3 gene encoding HIRA-interacting protein 3, translated as MARENEMQEFIRSFFRGRPDLSTLTHSIVRRKFLAHAGRDHLEPDEKQALKRLVEKELLKVQVDEAGAREERPDLAKKAKRPPTPSSGPGRKRFRFNSESEPSSAASSPDCFGLSAKNGMAAEVSSAEEESPKRASRKAVEESSDEEQQRDLAAKTGLEREVKESSGEEEEGSARTSKVSKEESSEEDEEGDEEESRGRIGKKPVTKKKQAPGKTSASRKQAREESEDSEEEPAQRTRKKAEGKKGAKSHQESAKDSEEEDTIAKKKENREKEEKDWKAGARGSGGKKSAWEERSCEQKSRAARLLGDSGETEEEEEKAAAGSGDNSGGDEEPLVQRKSKDRTPQKGGKRQSGSSEDGEDSWRKVKPTAEGAAKTAKEGGISGEASDSEREGSDSEAEDSPKGERGNRSSKKSSRKGRARSSSSSSTDGSPQSKGRKAGSGRRGEDHPAVMRLKRYIRACGAHRNYKKLLGPCRSHKERLSVLRAELEALGMKGNPSLEKCRALKEQREEAAEVASLDITNIISGSGRPRRRTAWNPSGEADPPGELYRRTLGSEDEQPRPPPPDWSHMRGIISSDGESN; from the exons ATGGCGCGGGAGAACGAGATGCAGGAGTTCATCCGCAGCTTCTTCCGAGGCCGCCCGGACCTCAG CACGCTCACGCACTCCATAGTGCGGCGGAAGTTCTTGGCTCACGCGGGCCGCGACCACCTGGAACCCGACGAGAAGCAAGCACTAAAGCGGCTGGTGGAGAAGGAGCTGCTGAAAGTGCAG GTGGATGAAGCAGGTGCCAGGGAAGAGAGGCCAGATCTTGCCAAGAAGGCTAAGaggcctcccacccccagcagtgGCCCTGGGAGAAAAAGGTTCCGTTTCAATTCGGAGTCAG AGCCCAGCTCTGCAGCCTCCAGTCCAGACTGTTTTGGCCTCTCAGCAAAGAATGGGATGGCAGCAGAAGTCAGTTCAGCAGAGGAGGAGAGTCCAAAGCGAGCCTCAAGGAAAGCAGTTGAGGAGAGCAGTGATGAGGAACAGCAGAGGGACCTGGCTGCAAAGACTGGATTAGAGAGGGAGGTGAAGGAGagcagtggggaggaggaagagggctcCGCCAGAACAAGTAAGGTCTCAAAGGAAGAGAGCAGTGAGGAAGATGAGGAAGGGGACGAGGAGGAGTCCAGAGGCAGGATTGGGAAGAAACCTGTGACAAAGAAGAAGCAGGCACCAGGCAAAACCTCAGCCAGTAGGAAGCAGGCCAGGGAAGAGAGTGAGGACAGTGAGGAGGAACCTGCCCAGAGGACAAGAAAGAAGGCGGAGGGAAAGAAAGGTGCTAAAAGCCACCAGGAAAGTGCAAAGGACAGTGAGGAGGAAGACACCATagccaagaagaaagagaacagagagaaagaggaaaaggattgGAAAGCTGGAGCCCGGGGCAGTGGAGGGAAAAAGTCAGCTTGGGAGGAGAGGAGCTGCGAGCAGAAAAGCAGGGCAGCCAGGCTACTAGGAGACTCGGGggaaacagaggaagaagaggaaaaagcagcAGCAGGCAGTGGGGATAACAGCGGGGGAGATGAAGAGCCCCTggtgcagagaaagagcaaggacaGGACCCCGCAGAAAGGTGGGAAAAGGCAGAGTGGAAGCAGCGAGGATGGGGAAGACAGCTGGAGAAAGGTGAAACCAACTGCTGAAGGTGCTGCAAAGACAGCCAAAGAGGGTGGTATCAGTGGTGAGGCGAGTGactcagagagggaggggagtgaCAGTGAGGCAGAGGATAGCCctaagggggagagggggaaccGCTCTTCCAAGAAAAGCTCCAGGAAAGGCCGGGCACGaagctcctcctcctcttccacagaCGGCAGTCCACAGTCCAAAGGCAGGAAG GCTGGCTCCGGTCGCCGTGGTGAGGACCACCCAGCCGTGATGAGGCTAAAGCGCTACATTCGGGCCTGTGGTGCCCATCGAAACTACAAGAAGCTTCTGGGCCCCTGCCGCTCACACAAGGAGCGCCTCAGTGTCCTCCGGGCAGAGCTGGAAGCCCTGGGCATGAAGG GCAATCCTTCCTTAGAGAAATGTCGGGCCCTGAAGGAGCAGCGGGAGGAGGCGGCCGAGGTAGCCTCCTTGGACATTACCAACATCATCAGTGGTTCAG GTCGGCCACGCAGACGCACGGCTTGGAACCCTTCAGGAGAAGCAGATCCCCCAGGGGAGCTATACCGCCGGACTTTGGGCTCAGAGGATGAacagccccgccccccacccccagactggTCACATATGCGTGGCATCATCAGCAGTGATGGGGAGAGTAACTGA
- the INO80E gene encoding INO80 complex subunit E isoform X13, which produces MNGPADGEVDYKKKYRNLKRKLKFLIYEHECFQEELRKAQRKLLKVSRDKSFLLDRLLQYENVDEDSSDSDATASSDNSETEGTPKLSDTPAPKRKRSPPLGGVPSPSSLSLPPSTGFPLQASGAPSPYLSSLASPPYPPFPSDYLALQLPEPSPLRPKREKRPRLPRKLKRAHSGCSVEEELALGEAEGRESS; this is translated from the exons ATGAACGGGCCGGCGGACGGCGAAGTGGACTACAAGAAGAAGTACCGGAACCTGAAGCGGAAGCTCAAGTTCCTCATCTAC GAACACGAGTGCTTCCAGGAGGAACTGAGGAAGGCGCAGAGGAAGTTGCTGAAGGTGTCCCGGGATAAGAG TTTCCTCCTAGACCGACTTCTGCAGTACGAGAACGTGGATGAAGATTCTTCTG ACTCAGATGCCACTGCATCTTCAGATAACAGCGAGACAGAGGGAACACCCAAGTTGTCGGACACGCCAGCCCCCAAGAG GAAGAGAAGCCCTCCACTGGGgggtgtcccctccccctccagcctctccctgcctccttcaacAGGGTTTCCCCTTCAGGCCTCGGGGGCCCCCTCCCCATACCTGAGCTCG CTGGCttcccccccctaccccccattcCCTTCCGACTACCTGGCCCTGCAGCTGCCCGAGCCCAGCCCCCTGAGGCCCAAGCGGGAGAAACGGCCCCGCCTGCCCCGGAAACTCAAG AGAGCTCactctggctgcagtgtggaggAAGAGCTGGCTCTGGGAGAGGCTGAAGGCAGGGAGTCCAGTTAG
- the INO80E gene encoding INO80 complex subunit E isoform X6, with translation MNGPADGEVDYKKKYRNLKRKLKFLIYEHECFQEELRKAQRKLLKVSRDKSFLLDRLLQYENVDEDSSDSDATASSDNSETEGTPKLSDTPAPKSPLPCPFSRKRSPPLGGVPSPSSLSLPPSTGFPLQASGAPSPYLSSLASPPYPPFPSDYLALQLPEPSPLRPKREKRPRLPRKLKAEQEWKEDERHGENIVWADAGVRREKDVGRKDRRAHSGCSVEEELALGEAEGRESS, from the exons ATGAACGGGCCGGCGGACGGCGAAGTGGACTACAAGAAGAAGTACCGGAACCTGAAGCGGAAGCTCAAGTTCCTCATCTAC GAACACGAGTGCTTCCAGGAGGAACTGAGGAAGGCGCAGAGGAAGTTGCTGAAGGTGTCCCGGGATAAGAG TTTCCTCCTAGACCGACTTCTGCAGTACGAGAACGTGGATGAAGATTCTTCTG ACTCAGATGCCACTGCATCTTCAGATAACAGCGAGACAGAGGGAACACCCAAGTTGTCGGACACGCCAGCCCCCAAGAG ccccctcccctgtcctttctCCAGGAAGAGAAGCCCTCCACTGGGgggtgtcccctccccctccagcctctccctgcctccttcaacAGGGTTTCCCCTTCAGGCCTCGGGGGCCCCCTCCCCATACCTGAGCTCG CTGGCttcccccccctaccccccattcCCTTCCGACTACCTGGCCCTGCAGCTGCCCGAGCCCAGCCCCCTGAGGCCCAAGCGGGAGAAACGGCCCCGCCTGCCCCGGAAACTCAAG GCTGAGCAGGAGTGGAAGGAAGACGAGAGACATGGTGAGAATATTGTTTGGGCTGACGCAGgagtgagaagagagaaggacGTCGGAAGGAAAGACAGG AGAGCTCactctggctgcagtgtggaggAAGAGCTGGCTCTGGGAGAGGCTGAAGGCAGGGAGTCCAGTTAG
- the INO80E gene encoding INO80 complex subunit E isoform X12 yields the protein MNGPADGEVDYKKKYRNLKRKLKFLIYEHECFQEELRKAQRKLLKVSRDKSFLLDRLLQYENVDEDSSDSDATASSDNSETEGTPKLSDTPAPKSPLPCPFSRKRSPPLGGVPSPSSLSLPPSTGFPLQASGAPSPYLSSLASPPYPPFPSDYLALQLPEPSPLRPKREKRPRLPRKLKRAHSGCSVEEELALGEAEGRESS from the exons ATGAACGGGCCGGCGGACGGCGAAGTGGACTACAAGAAGAAGTACCGGAACCTGAAGCGGAAGCTCAAGTTCCTCATCTAC GAACACGAGTGCTTCCAGGAGGAACTGAGGAAGGCGCAGAGGAAGTTGCTGAAGGTGTCCCGGGATAAGAG TTTCCTCCTAGACCGACTTCTGCAGTACGAGAACGTGGATGAAGATTCTTCTG ACTCAGATGCCACTGCATCTTCAGATAACAGCGAGACAGAGGGAACACCCAAGTTGTCGGACACGCCAGCCCCCAAGAG ccccctcccctgtcctttctCCAGGAAGAGAAGCCCTCCACTGGGgggtgtcccctccccctccagcctctccctgcctccttcaacAGGGTTTCCCCTTCAGGCCTCGGGGGCCCCCTCCCCATACCTGAGCTCG CTGGCttcccccccctaccccccattcCCTTCCGACTACCTGGCCCTGCAGCTGCCCGAGCCCAGCCCCCTGAGGCCCAAGCGGGAGAAACGGCCCCGCCTGCCCCGGAAACTCAAG AGAGCTCactctggctgcagtgtggaggAAGAGCTGGCTCTGGGAGAGGCTGAAGGCAGGGAGTCCAGTTAG
- the INO80E gene encoding INO80 complex subunit E isoform X8, which yields MNGPADGEVDYKKKYRNLKRKLKFLIYEHECFQEELRKAQRKLLKVSRDKSFLLDRLLQYENVDEDSSDSDATASSDNSETEGTPKLSDTPAPKSPLPCPFSRKRSPPLGGVPSPSSLSLPPSTGFPLQASGAPSPYLSSLASPPYPPFPSDYLALQLPEPSPLRPKREKRPRLPRKLKAEQEWKEDERHGENIVWADAGVRREKDVGRKDRVCVLESSLWLQCGGRAGSGRG from the exons ATGAACGGGCCGGCGGACGGCGAAGTGGACTACAAGAAGAAGTACCGGAACCTGAAGCGGAAGCTCAAGTTCCTCATCTAC GAACACGAGTGCTTCCAGGAGGAACTGAGGAAGGCGCAGAGGAAGTTGCTGAAGGTGTCCCGGGATAAGAG TTTCCTCCTAGACCGACTTCTGCAGTACGAGAACGTGGATGAAGATTCTTCTG ACTCAGATGCCACTGCATCTTCAGATAACAGCGAGACAGAGGGAACACCCAAGTTGTCGGACACGCCAGCCCCCAAGAG ccccctcccctgtcctttctCCAGGAAGAGAAGCCCTCCACTGGGgggtgtcccctccccctccagcctctccctgcctccttcaacAGGGTTTCCCCTTCAGGCCTCGGGGGCCCCCTCCCCATACCTGAGCTCG CTGGCttcccccccctaccccccattcCCTTCCGACTACCTGGCCCTGCAGCTGCCCGAGCCCAGCCCCCTGAGGCCCAAGCGGGAGAAACGGCCCCGCCTGCCCCGGAAACTCAAG GCTGAGCAGGAGTGGAAGGAAGACGAGAGACATGGTGAGAATATTGTTTGGGCTGACGCAGgagtgagaagagagaaggacGTCGGAAGGAAAGACAGG GTTTGTGTTTTAGAGAGCTCactctggctgcagtgtggaggAAGAGCTGGCTCTGGGAGAGGCTGA
- the INO80E gene encoding INO80 complex subunit E isoform X9, producing the protein MNGPADGEVDYKKKYRNLKRKLKFLIYEHECFQEELRKAQRKLLKVSRDKSFLLDRLLQYENVDEDSSDSDATASSDNSETEGTPKLSDTPAPKSPLPCPFSRKRSPPLGGVPSPSSLSLPPSTGFPLQASGAPSPYLSSLASPPYPPFPSDYLALQLPEPSPLRPKREKRPRLPRKLKAEQEWKEDERHGENIVWADAGVRREKDVGRKDRTLVPGGTDQEVKATSTPRTAA; encoded by the exons ATGAACGGGCCGGCGGACGGCGAAGTGGACTACAAGAAGAAGTACCGGAACCTGAAGCGGAAGCTCAAGTTCCTCATCTAC GAACACGAGTGCTTCCAGGAGGAACTGAGGAAGGCGCAGAGGAAGTTGCTGAAGGTGTCCCGGGATAAGAG TTTCCTCCTAGACCGACTTCTGCAGTACGAGAACGTGGATGAAGATTCTTCTG ACTCAGATGCCACTGCATCTTCAGATAACAGCGAGACAGAGGGAACACCCAAGTTGTCGGACACGCCAGCCCCCAAGAG ccccctcccctgtcctttctCCAGGAAGAGAAGCCCTCCACTGGGgggtgtcccctccccctccagcctctccctgcctccttcaacAGGGTTTCCCCTTCAGGCCTCGGGGGCCCCCTCCCCATACCTGAGCTCG CTGGCttcccccccctaccccccattcCCTTCCGACTACCTGGCCCTGCAGCTGCCCGAGCCCAGCCCCCTGAGGCCCAAGCGGGAGAAACGGCCCCGCCTGCCCCGGAAACTCAAG GCTGAGCAGGAGTGGAAGGAAGACGAGAGACATGGTGAGAATATTGTTTGGGCTGACGCAGgagtgagaagagagaaggacGTCGGAAGGAAAGACAGG ACTCTTGTACCTGGAGGCACCGACCAGGAGGTGAAAGCCACCTCCACCCCAAGGACAGCAGCCTGA